AGGAAAGCGTGAGGAATATAAAAATTCCTTCTGATTTCCTGACCGGTATGTATGAAAAAGTATTAAAGGATTATAATCCAAAGAGAGAAGCAAATAAAAAGCTTTTGAAGGCGGGTTCCATAACAGGTATCGCCATTGCCGCGCTGCTGTTTGTCTTTTTCTTGGTGCCAAAAAATGAAAGATACAGATTATTGGATGTAATAGATATTGCGATGTCCGGTAAAAGTTATAGCAACTCATATGGCGCTTTCGGCGAGAATTTAAGCATATCGAGCACGGACAGAGGTATAAAGATTACGGTTGTCAAGGTTGCCGCAGACGACATACAGACTCTTATTTATTTTGAGATACAGGGTGATGAAAACAGCGCTTATTATATACAAGATGGAGATGTAAATATTAAAGAGAAAGTAGGAAGTTATGGTTTTATGTCATACGAGTATTCGGCTAATAAGCAAAGCATATGTCTGATGGGATTAAGACCCATCGACGCCGAAAATAAAGTACTCCATGTCAAAATCGGAAAGATATACAAAAGGATGATAAAAAATGGAACTGAGGATATAAAGGCAGATGCAATTGTAGGCAACTGGTCCTTTGATGTGCCCTTTAAAAAATTCAAGAGCAGATCTTATCTGTTAAAGAGCACCGCAGAGATAGATGGTCATAAAATGCAGTTTAAAAAGCTTACGGTCGGACTATCATGCACTGTAATCGATGTTGATTGCCAGGACAGGACATTTTTAAATTCTATTAGATATGACTTGATTCTTAAAAACGGAAGCGAGAATTACAGATGCATGTATAATATTCCACAAATAGATGTTGTTACTAGCACAGCGACAGAAAAGCTTTTTTTTAGAACTATATACAACGATAGAATTAAGGATTTGAGCATATATTTAGGCAGCCATACAGACTATATGGAGGATAAGGATAAAACAAGGGTTTATATCGATTTCAAGGGCAATTTTCCTATGGAATTTTATTACCTTGGAAATAAAATAACTGTCGATAATCTTAAAAAGGATGATGATCATATACAGTTTGATATAATAGAGCCTGAAGTGAGGAGCTATATGGATATGTCCATTGGTATAAATCAGCAGGATAATAGTAAAAATGTGCTTTTAGGCTCATCTGCATATGAGAGAACAATTATAGATGAAAAAGGTAAAAAGTACGATTATGATGATGTGATTAAAAACTATGAAACAAAATATAAAGATAAATTATTTACAGCGTACGCTCTAAAGACAAGGGAGGAGATAGGCGGCATAGAAAAGAATCAAAAGGGCATAACGATTTCCATAACCGGCCACAGCATGATTAAAAAGTTTGACAGGACGATACCGTTAAAACTTTATACGAACTAAAAAGCAGCAGGCATAGATTTTATGCCTGCTGCTTTTTATGGCTGTTTTTCTCGATATTGCTTCGGCGTCATGCCTGTAAATTTTTTGAATACCTTGGTGAAATAACTCTGGCTTTCAAAACCGACATCCAATGCTATATCAAGTATTGAAATCCTTG
The sequence above is drawn from the Clostridiales bacterium genome and encodes:
- a CDS encoding zf-HC2 domain-containing protein — encoded protein: MDCADVKDYMVEYIDKNLNDDLREKVASHLDICDDCFNEIKAIDKTAWKLEESVRNIKIPSDFLTGMYEKVLKDYNPKREANKKLLKAGSITGIAIAALLFVFFLVPKNERYRLLDVIDIAMSGKSYSNSYGAFGENLSISSTDRGIKITVVKVAADDIQTLIYFEIQGDENSAYYIQDGDVNIKEKVGSYGFMSYEYSANKQSICLMGLRPIDAENKVLHVKIGKIYKRMIKNGTEDIKADAIVGNWSFDVPFKKFKSRSYLLKSTAEIDGHKMQFKKLTVGLSCTVIDVDCQDRTFLNSIRYDLILKNGSENYRCMYNIPQIDVVTSTATEKLFFRTIYNDRIKDLSIYLGSHTDYMEDKDKTRVYIDFKGNFPMEFYYLGNKITVDNLKKDDDHIQFDIIEPEVRSYMDMSIGINQQDNSKNVLLGSSAYERTIIDEKGKKYDYDDVIKNYETKYKDKLFTAYALKTREEIGGIEKNQKGITISITGHSMIKKFDRTIPLKLYTN